A region from the Alnus glutinosa chromosome 5, dhAlnGlut1.1, whole genome shotgun sequence genome encodes:
- the LOC133869604 gene encoding transcription initiation factor TFIID subunit 8, with protein sequence MKAKTLTTTTMKKTTTTLPSDFWLAIARTAVSQICQSVGFNATQLSALETLTLVATKYLQAIAHSAGSFAKHSGRIQSNLLDLTHALHGVVSLHSGGFSGGSILHKDSSTLLLTSGVLKDLSRFVEFHEEIPFAKPIPRRNCSTPENSIPASRISDHSHVPKWLPEFPEGKENRAGEDILLEESVLVGDGCVGRNSNDGKDNHNGKRVVVVVKERNKELGVVGRESVRFRIGGKRMYWSNVKNRSKGIEEDNKSSGFKRRRR encoded by the coding sequence ATGAAAGCAAAAACCCTAACAACGACGACAATGAAGAAAACAACGACGACATTGCCATCAGATTTCTGGCTCGCCATTGCCAGAACCGCAGTCTCGCAGATCTGCCAGTCGGTGGGCTTCAATGCCACCCAGCTCTCGGCGCTCGAAACCCTCACCCTGGTGGCCACCAAGTACCTGCAGGCCATTGCCCACTCCGCCGGCTCCTTCGCCAAACACTCCGGCCGCATCCAATCCAACCTCCTCGACCTCACCCACGCCCTCCACGGCGTCGTCTCTCTCCACAGCGGCGGCTTCTCCGGAGGCTCCATTCTCCACAAAGACTCTTCCACTCTGCTGCTCACCTCTGGGGTCCTCAAAGACCTCTCCAGGTTCGTGGAGTTCCATGAAGAAATCCCATTCGCCAAGCCCATTCCCCGCAGGAATTGTAGTACCCCCGAGAATTCGATTCCTGCCAGCCGTATATCGGATCATTCCCATGTGCCCAAATGGCTGCCCGAATTTCCGGAAGGGAAGGAAAATAGAGCGGGAGAGGATATATTGTTGGAGGAATCGGTTTTAGTGGGGGATGGTTGTGTTGGAAGGAATTCCAATGATGGAAAGGACAATCATAATGGGAAaagggtggtggtggtggtgaaggAGCGGAACAAGGAATTGGGGGTTGTGGGGAGAGAGAGTGTGAGGTTTAGAATTGGAGGGAAAAGGATGTACtggagtaatgttaaaaatagaAGTAAAGGGATTGAGGAGGATAACAAGAGTAGTGGGTTCAAGAGGAGAAGAAGATAA
- the LOC133869605 gene encoding cytochrome c6, chloroplastic, with the protein MQLLSVISPCTGFSNGTCLLSTTKGHAKKEAQNPVPEKQHQETYFKSLIPPLMAALVALSPICNTPVSHGQTIDVQRGAALFRRACIGCHDAGGNIIQPGATLFAKDLQRNGVEGEEEIYRVTYYGKGKMPGFGENCTPRGQCTFGARLLDDEIKLLAKFVKLQADQGWPNIESSDD; encoded by the exons ATGCAGCTTTTGTCTGTGATATCTCCCTGTACGGGTTTTAGTAATGGTACCTGTTTGCTCTCAACAAcaaag GGACATGCGAAGAAAGAAGCACAAAACCCAGTTCCTGAAAAGCAACATCAAGAAACGTATTTCAAGAGTTTGATTCCACCTCTAATGGCCGCACTTGTGGCCTTATCTCCCATCTGCAACACACCAG TTTCACATGGACAAACCATAGATGTACAAAGAGGAGCTGCATTGTTTCGTCGAGCTTGCATTGGGTGTCATGACGCAGGAGGAAATATAATCCAACCA GGTGCAACGCTTTTTGCAAAAGATCTTCAAAG AAATGGTGTCGAAGGAGAAGAGGAGATATACCGTGTGACATACTATGGCAAGGGAAAAATGCCA GGCTTTGGTGAGAATTGCACGCCAAGGGGCCAATGCACATTTGGAGCCCGTTTGCTGGATGATGAGATCAAGCTTTTGGCCAAGTTTGTCAAGTTACAGGCTGATCAAGGGTGGCCAAATATAGAAAGTAGTGATGATTGA
- the LOC133867851 gene encoding tetrahydroberberine oxidase-like, translated as MAVSNLLFILIVSACAFTSNSSHESFQQCFSSDLQHSNSSLKLIFSRNKNTSAYSSLLQSSIRNLRFLNSSEPLFIVTAFHQSHVQAAIICSKKYGMQVRIRSGGHDYEGLSYVSCVPFIIIDLVNLQSISIDIGNESAWVESGATLGELYYNIAKKSNVYGFPAGSCPTVGVGGHLSGGGFGTIFRKHGLAADNVVDAKIVDVNGKLLDRKSMGEDLFWAIRGGGGSSFGVILAWKIRLVPIPPVVTIFGVEKTLEQGAIKHLQKWQTIANKLPEDLFLHAVVGVADAPAKGTGKTVGVLFNSLFLGPAEKLLPLMQDSFPEWGLERNNCSEMTWIESVLYFAGFSTRGPLEVLLDRPPLVDIFFKAKSDYVKEPISETGLEGLWKRLEEKESSLLILTPYGGKMSDISDSETPFPHRSGNLYEIQYLVTWSADKETEEHLRWMRRLYAYMTPYVSKYPREAYLNYKDLDLGKNNNGNTSYAQASGWGLKYFKNNFKRLVHVKTAIDPANFFKNEQSIPVFSS; from the coding sequence ATGGCAGTTTCAAATTTACTTTTCATTCTCATTGTCTCAGCCTGTGCCTTCACTTCAAACTCAAGTCATGAGAGCTTCCAGCAATGTTTTTCATCTGATTTACAGCATTCTAATTCAAGTTTGAAATTAATCTTCTCTAGGAATAAGAATACTTCTGCTTATTCTTCCCTCTTGCAATCATCCATACGCAACCTAAGATTCCTGAACTCCTCAGAGCCACTGTTCATAGTTACTGCATTTCATCAATCCCACGTCCAAGCAGCCATAATTTGTTCGAAGAAATACGGCATGCAAGTAAGAATCCGAAGCGGCGGCCATGACTACGAGGGCCTTTCTTATGTATCTTGCGTTCCATTCATCATCATTGATCTTGTTAATCTCCAGTCTATCAGCATCGATATAGGGAATGAGAGTGCGTGGGTCGAGTCCGGGGCAACCCTAGGAGAGTTATATTACAACATTGCAAAGAAGAGTAATGTCTATGGCTTCCCTGCAGGGAGTTGCCCCACGGTGGGTGTTGGGGGACACTTGAGTGGAGGTGGATTTGGTACTATATTCAGAAAACATGGCCTTGCTGCTGACAATGTCGTGGATGCTAAGATAGTTGATGTTAATGGTAAGCTACTAGACAGAAAATCCATGGGAGAAGATCTCTTTTGGGCCATCAGAGGAGGGGGAGGGTCGAGCTTCGGCGTCATTCTCGCCTGGAAAATTAGGTTGGTTCCCATACCGCCGGTCGTGACTATCTTCGGCGTCGAAAAGACCTTAGAACAAGGCGCAATCAAGCATCTCCAAAAGTGGCAAACCATTGCAAATAAGCTTCCTGAAGATCTTTTTCTCCATGCAGTTGTAGGAGTTGCTGATGCACCTGCAAAAGGCACTGGAAAAACTGTCGGAGTTTTGTTCAACTCTTTGTTTCTTGGGCCGGCTGAAAAACTCCTCCCATTGATGCAAGATAGTTTCCCTGAGTGGGGTTTGGAGCGCAACAACTGCAGTGAAATGACTTGGATAGAATCTGTTCTTTACTTTGCCGGCTTCTCAACCAGGGGACCCTTAGAAGTTTTGCTTGATAGGCCTCCACTGGTAGATATCTTCTTCAAAGCAAAATCAGACTATGTGAAGGAACCCATTTCAGAAACTGGGTTGGAAGGGTTATGGAAAAGACTAGAGGAAAAAGAGAGCTCCCTCCTTATCTTAACACCTTATGGAGGAAAGATGAGTGATATTTCTGATTCAGAAACCCCTTTCCCACATAGAAGTGGGAATTTGTATGAAATCCAATATTTAGTCACTTGGAGTGCTGACAAAGAAACAGAGGAACACCTGAGGTGGATGAGAAGGCTTTATGCCTACATGACACCCTATGTTTCAAAGTATCCACGAGAGGCTTATTTGAACTATAAGGATCTTGACTTGGGGAAAAACAATAATGGTAATACAAGCTATGCACAAGCAAGTGGTTGGGGTTTGAAGTATTTCAAGAACAACTTCAAGAGACTTGTTCATGTAAAGACTGCCATTGATCCTGCTAATTTTTTCAAGAACGAGCAGAGCATCCCAGTTTTTTCATCTTAA